A stretch of Microbacterium sp. 4R-513 DNA encodes these proteins:
- the cydC gene encoding thiol reductant ABC exporter subunit CydC yields the protein MAGASPALAPSTPAAVLRGAMPPARRFWPGAASAFLSEASAVALLAVSAWLIVRASEQPLVMYITAAVVGVRLFAISRAAFRYLDRLASHDAALRQLATSRADLVRRLIPLAPDGLTRTRRGSVLAALVDDVDDLQNLPLRVVQPLVASAAVAVGAVVLVAFAWWPAAVTLAACLAIAGAAAILWGWVAGARAERAVAPLRSRLSDAIVDHLGSLDVLMAYGAEDESRRRIREADAALRRAVVRRSGAQAGTSALVSLLAGAASIAAIAVAAPGVFDGGLSAPALAVVVLVPMAVFEVFSTVPLAASSWRQVRAAAARIAASLPADPPEGLVIEAIPATGEAPPLGDGLRLRDVSARWPGAHRASLAGIDLDVRPGERVLVVGASGAGKTTLAHALVRFLDTSGEYAIGGTEVHDLAGDDVRLTVGLCEQHPMLFDEDIRQNLLFARDTATDADLHAVLDRVGLGGWLRERGGLGARVGERGALVSGGQAQRLALARALLRGFPVLVLDEPTAGVDPEASDALLSDLLSAVGDDQAVVLISHVTVPAGLVDRVVRLEGGRVAA from the coding sequence ATGGCGGGCGCCTCGCCGGCGCTCGCCCCGTCGACTCCCGCCGCCGTCCTCCGCGGCGCCATGCCGCCCGCCAGGCGGTTCTGGCCGGGTGCCGCATCGGCCTTCCTGTCCGAGGCATCCGCTGTCGCGCTCCTCGCCGTCAGCGCCTGGCTCATCGTGCGGGCGAGCGAGCAGCCCCTCGTGATGTACATCACGGCGGCGGTCGTCGGCGTGCGTCTCTTCGCGATCAGCCGCGCGGCCTTCCGCTACCTCGACCGGCTCGCGAGTCACGACGCGGCCCTGCGCCAGCTGGCGACCAGCCGGGCCGACCTCGTGCGCCGACTCATCCCGCTGGCCCCCGACGGTCTCACCCGCACGCGGCGCGGCTCGGTGCTGGCGGCGCTCGTCGACGACGTCGACGACCTGCAGAACCTGCCCCTTCGCGTCGTGCAGCCGCTCGTCGCGTCGGCGGCCGTCGCGGTGGGCGCCGTCGTGCTCGTGGCGTTCGCCTGGTGGCCGGCCGCCGTGACGCTCGCTGCGTGCCTCGCGATCGCGGGGGCCGCGGCGATCCTCTGGGGCTGGGTGGCCGGGGCGAGGGCGGAGCGCGCGGTCGCTCCGCTGCGCTCACGCCTGTCCGACGCCATCGTCGACCACCTCGGCAGCCTCGACGTCCTGATGGCGTACGGCGCCGAGGACGAGAGCCGCCGACGCATCCGGGAAGCCGATGCCGCTCTCCGCCGCGCCGTCGTCCGTCGGAGCGGTGCGCAGGCCGGCACCTCCGCCCTCGTCTCACTCCTCGCCGGCGCGGCATCGATCGCCGCCATCGCCGTCGCGGCGCCCGGGGTCTTCGACGGTGGACTGTCCGCACCGGCTCTCGCGGTCGTCGTCCTCGTGCCGATGGCGGTGTTCGAGGTCTTCTCCACCGTCCCCCTCGCGGCGTCTTCCTGGCGGCAGGTTCGGGCGGCCGCCGCGCGGATCGCGGCATCCCTCCCGGCCGACCCGCCCGAGGGACTCGTCATCGAGGCGATCCCGGCGACCGGCGAAGCACCCCCGCTCGGCGACGGGCTCCGCCTGCGCGACGTGTCGGCGCGCTGGCCTGGGGCACACCGTGCGTCCCTCGCCGGCATCGACCTCGACGTGCGGCCGGGCGAACGCGTTCTCGTGGTGGGCGCGAGCGGCGCCGGGAAGACGACTCTCGCCCACGCCCTCGTGCGCTTCCTCGACACCTCGGGCGAGTACGCGATCGGCGGGACGGAGGTGCACGACCTCGCGGGCGACGACGTCCGCCTCACCGTCGGGCTGTGCGAGCAGCACCCCATGCTGTTCGACGAGGACATCCGCCAGAACCTGCTCTTCGCTCGTGACACCGCGACCGACGCCGACCTCCACGCCGTCCTCGACCGCGTGGGCCTCGGCGGTTGGCTGCGCGAACGGGGCGGGCTCGGCGCGCGCGTCGGAGAGCGCGGGGCGCTCGTCTCGGGAGGACAGGCACAGCGCCTCGCCCTCGCCCGAGCGCTGCTGCGGGGCTTCCCCGTGCTCGTGCTCGACGAGCCGACCGCGGGTGTCGACCCCGAGGCATCCGATGCCCTGCTCAGCGATCTGCTCTCCGCGGTGGGAGACGATCAGGCCGTCGTGCTCATCTCGCACGTGACTGTGCCCGCGGGTCTCGTCGACCGGGTCGTGCGTCTCGAGGGCGGCCGGGTAGCCGCCTGA
- a CDS encoding GNAT family N-acetyltransferase, translating to MPRIRPFRPGDEPALADICLRTADEGVDATGLFEDDEIWAQIFVLPYAARHPDLAFVVETDDGRVAGYVVCAPDTREFEVWFATEWWPRFAERWPRPDEERSRQDGTLRYAYGRHAGAEPYGDAYPAHLHIDLLPELQGQGWGRRLIDTLVAALRERGVTGLHLVASSGNTGALAFYTRLGFTALPSHEGVQAFGMAL from the coding sequence GTGCCCCGCATCCGTCCGTTCCGTCCCGGCGACGAGCCCGCGCTCGCCGACATCTGCCTTCGGACCGCCGACGAGGGGGTCGATGCGACCGGTCTCTTCGAGGACGACGAGATCTGGGCGCAGATCTTCGTTCTGCCGTATGCGGCGAGGCATCCCGACCTCGCGTTCGTCGTCGAGACCGATGACGGCCGCGTCGCGGGATACGTCGTGTGCGCTCCTGACACGCGCGAGTTCGAGGTGTGGTTCGCGACCGAGTGGTGGCCGCGGTTCGCCGAGCGGTGGCCGCGGCCGGACGAGGAGCGCAGCCGGCAGGACGGCACCCTTCGCTATGCCTACGGCCGGCACGCCGGCGCCGAGCCCTACGGTGACGCATACCCCGCGCACCTCCACATCGACCTGCTTCCGGAGCTGCAGGGGCAGGGCTGGGGCCGGCGCCTCATCGACACGCTCGTCGCCGCCCTGCGCGAGCGCGGCGTGACGGGCCTGCACCTCGTCGCCTCGAGCGGCAACACCGGGGCGCTCGCGTTCTATACGCGTCTGGGCTTCACGGCCCTGCCGTCGCACGAAGGCGTGCAGGCCTTCGGAATGGCGCTCTAG
- the cydD gene encoding thiol reductant ABC exporter subunit CydD, whose product MSGTDAGARRTPPVDPRLLKYAGASRGFFLAVAVIAVCQTLVIIAFAWLMTSAIVGAVEGMPLSALAPTLGLLAAVVAVRAVLLWARDSVAARAAAQVELQLRDTLVGAVGVLGPEWTERHNSAQLAVTAGRGLAALEAYFGRYLPQLVQTVIATPILVAVMWWQDWISGLTVLLTLPLIPVFMVLIGLATRTVQQRQWKTLHQLAARFSDTVQGLSTLKVFGRQHRAAASIASVTERYRTETMKVLRVSFLSGFALEFLASISVAIVAVSIGFRLLDGSLALMVGLFVLLLAPEAYLPLRQVGVQFHAAAEGIAATDDVFAVLDAAAPRRPSTPPSADPAKGPRTGMHATAAPGILTLEGVRVRRGERLLPPIDLVVRPGEVALLEGPSGSGKSSVLAALRGAAGFEGTAAYGGRDVRDLVPSGWLAWAGQRPGLVAGPIGANVALGDPVPDAAVIRRALELAGAGDLDPEAELGVQGAGLSGGQAQRVAVARAFYRHLRGFAPVVALDEPSSALDTRTEARLWASVRLLADAGAAVVLVSHRVSARTIADAVVHLEPSEVPA is encoded by the coding sequence ATGAGTGGGACGGATGCCGGGGCGCGGCGCACGCCGCCGGTCGACCCTCGGCTGCTGAAGTACGCCGGCGCCTCCCGCGGCTTCTTCCTGGCGGTCGCGGTGATCGCGGTGTGCCAGACGCTCGTGATCATCGCGTTCGCCTGGCTCATGACCTCCGCGATCGTCGGCGCCGTCGAGGGGATGCCGCTGTCCGCCCTCGCGCCGACGCTCGGCCTCCTCGCGGCCGTCGTCGCGGTCCGAGCCGTGCTGCTGTGGGCGCGCGACAGCGTCGCAGCGCGGGCGGCCGCTCAGGTCGAGCTGCAGCTGCGCGACACGCTCGTCGGCGCGGTCGGCGTGCTGGGTCCGGAGTGGACCGAGCGGCACAACTCGGCGCAGCTCGCCGTCACCGCCGGGCGCGGACTCGCCGCTCTCGAGGCCTACTTCGGGCGCTACCTCCCCCAGCTCGTGCAGACCGTCATCGCGACGCCGATCCTCGTCGCGGTCATGTGGTGGCAGGACTGGATCTCGGGCCTCACCGTTCTGCTGACCCTCCCCCTCATCCCGGTCTTCATGGTGCTCATCGGCCTCGCGACGCGCACGGTGCAGCAGCGCCAGTGGAAGACGCTGCATCAACTGGCCGCGCGGTTCTCCGACACGGTGCAGGGCCTCTCGACACTCAAGGTGTTCGGCCGGCAGCACCGCGCCGCGGCATCCATCGCCTCGGTCACCGAGCGGTACCGGACCGAGACCATGAAGGTGCTGCGCGTCTCGTTCCTGTCCGGCTTCGCGCTCGAGTTCCTCGCTTCGATCTCGGTCGCGATCGTCGCCGTCTCGATCGGCTTCCGCCTGCTCGACGGCTCGCTCGCGCTCATGGTGGGGCTCTTCGTCCTCCTGCTCGCGCCCGAGGCGTATCTGCCGCTGCGGCAGGTCGGAGTGCAGTTCCACGCGGCGGCCGAGGGCATCGCCGCGACCGACGACGTGTTCGCGGTGCTGGATGCCGCGGCCCCACGCCGTCCATCCACGCCTCCGTCGGCGGATCCCGCGAAAGGGCCGCGCACCGGGATGCACGCCACTGCGGCCCCCGGCATCCTCACGCTCGAGGGGGTGCGCGTCCGGCGCGGCGAGCGGCTCCTTCCGCCCATCGACCTCGTCGTGCGGCCCGGCGAGGTCGCTCTGCTGGAGGGACCGAGCGGCTCGGGCAAGTCGAGCGTCCTGGCGGCGCTCCGCGGCGCCGCGGGGTTCGAGGGCACCGCCGCGTACGGCGGCCGCGACGTGCGCGACCTGGTGCCCTCCGGGTGGCTCGCGTGGGCGGGTCAGCGACCCGGCCTCGTGGCGGGACCCATCGGCGCCAATGTCGCTCTGGGCGACCCCGTGCCCGACGCCGCGGTCATCCGCCGGGCGCTCGAACTCGCCGGCGCGGGCGACCTCGACCCCGAGGCCGAGCTCGGCGTGCAGGGCGCCGGACTCTCCGGCGGCCAGGCCCAGCGCGTCGCCGTCGCGCGGGCCTTCTACCGGCACCTGCGCGGCTTTGCGCCGGTTGTCGCGCTCGACGAGCCGAGCTCGGCTCTCGACACCCGCACGGAGGCGCGGCTCTGGGCGTCGGTGCGGCTCCTCGCCGATGCGGGCGCTGCCGTCGTGCTCGTCTCGCACCGCGTGTCGGCGCGGACGATCGCTGACGCCGTCGTGCACCTCGAGCCCAGTGAGGTGCCGGCATGA
- a CDS encoding ABC transporter permease yields MRREGAGFVPQILLLPAVVGLALLVLPLLTLVARVDWSTLWADVTAPEAISALLLSLGTGLVATLVCVVLGVPLALLIARSGPRLAGVLRALVTVPLVLPPMVGGIALLFLFGRTGWLGGALAEIGIRLPFSTPAVVLAQTFVALPFLVLAVEGSLRTSGVGYEQTAAALGAGRWTILRRVTLPLAGPGLIAGIVLCFARAVGEFGATALFAGNAPGVTQTMPLAIYTAFNGAGITQGSAVALSLLLLVTAIGVLLLVRAWRPETPR; encoded by the coding sequence GTGAGACGTGAAGGGGCGGGCTTCGTCCCGCAGATCCTGCTGCTGCCTGCGGTCGTCGGTCTCGCGCTTCTCGTCCTGCCGCTTCTGACGCTGGTCGCACGCGTCGACTGGTCGACCCTCTGGGCCGATGTCACGGCACCGGAGGCGATCTCGGCCCTTCTTCTCTCGCTGGGCACGGGCCTCGTGGCGACCCTCGTGTGCGTCGTGCTCGGCGTGCCGCTCGCGCTGCTCATCGCACGAAGCGGCCCGCGCCTCGCGGGCGTGCTCCGGGCCCTCGTGACGGTTCCGCTCGTGCTGCCTCCCATGGTCGGGGGCATCGCTCTTCTCTTCCTGTTCGGTCGCACCGGCTGGCTCGGAGGAGCTCTGGCCGAGATCGGCATCCGTCTCCCGTTCTCGACGCCGGCGGTGGTCCTCGCACAGACGTTCGTCGCGCTGCCCTTCCTCGTGCTCGCTGTCGAGGGGTCGCTCCGCACGAGCGGCGTCGGGTATGAGCAGACGGCCGCCGCGCTGGGGGCCGGCCGCTGGACCATCCTGCGACGGGTCACTCTCCCTCTCGCCGGCCCCGGCCTGATCGCGGGCATCGTCCTGTGCTTCGCGCGCGCGGTCGGCGAGTTCGGCGCGACGGCCCTCTTCGCGGGCAACGCGCCGGGCGTGACGCAGACGATGCCGCTCGCGATCTACACGGCGTTCAACGGCGCGGGGATCACGCAGGGCTCGGCGGTCGCCCTCTCGCTCCTCCTGCTGGTGACGGCCATCGGCGTGCTGCTGCTCGTCCGGGCGTGGCGACCGGAGACGCCCCGGTGA
- the cydB gene encoding cytochrome d ubiquinol oxidase subunit II, with amino-acid sequence MDLAYLWFFIVGFLFVGYFVLDGFDFGVGMSLPFLGRDDVSRRQIINTIGPVWDLNETWIIVAGACLFAAFPEWYATLFSGFYLALLLILLTLILRGVSFEYRHQRDSLKWKKGFDRMIVIGSAVPAFLWGVAVANIVHGVPLDANHEFTGSLVTLLNPYALVGGLTTLLLFFTHGVYFVALKTDGQVHLDARRLARRSGILTVVVAAVFLVWTILNASTAGAPALWLVVLLSAVAALSLIASLVANARDSEGWAFALGAATIVAAVLALWFALFPNVMPSTTDAANSLTIENASSTDYTLTIMSWAALIFLPLVLLYQGWTYWIFRKRVSRSRIERAAAVVH; translated from the coding sequence ATGGATCTCGCATACCTCTGGTTCTTCATCGTCGGCTTCCTCTTCGTCGGCTACTTCGTCCTGGACGGGTTCGACTTCGGCGTCGGCATGTCGCTCCCCTTCCTGGGCAGGGACGACGTCTCACGCCGGCAGATCATCAACACGATCGGCCCCGTGTGGGACCTCAACGAGACGTGGATCATCGTCGCCGGCGCGTGCCTGTTCGCCGCCTTCCCGGAGTGGTACGCGACCCTCTTCAGCGGGTTCTACCTCGCGCTGCTGCTCATCCTGCTGACGCTCATCCTGCGGGGCGTCTCATTCGAGTACCGTCACCAGCGGGACAGCCTGAAGTGGAAGAAGGGCTTCGACCGGATGATCGTCATCGGCTCGGCCGTGCCCGCCTTCCTGTGGGGCGTCGCCGTCGCGAACATCGTCCACGGCGTGCCGCTCGACGCGAACCACGAGTTCACAGGATCGCTCGTGACGCTGCTGAACCCGTACGCGCTCGTCGGCGGGCTCACGACGCTCCTCCTCTTCTTCACGCACGGCGTGTACTTCGTCGCACTGAAGACCGACGGGCAGGTCCACCTCGACGCCCGCCGGCTCGCGCGGCGCAGCGGCATCCTCACCGTCGTCGTCGCGGCCGTCTTCCTCGTCTGGACGATCCTCAACGCCTCGACGGCGGGTGCCCCGGCCCTCTGGCTCGTCGTGCTCCTGTCGGCCGTCGCAGCGCTCAGCCTCATCGCGTCCCTCGTGGCGAACGCGCGCGACAGCGAAGGCTGGGCGTTCGCGCTCGGCGCGGCGACCATCGTCGCGGCGGTGCTGGCCCTGTGGTTCGCGCTCTTCCCCAACGTCATGCCCTCGACGACGGATGCCGCGAACAGCCTGACGATCGAGAACGCGTCGAGCACCGACTACACGCTCACGATCATGAGCTGGGCGGCGCTGATCTTCCTGCCCCTCGTGCTGCTGTATCAGGGCTGGACGTACTGGATCTTCCGCAAGCGCGTCTCGCGCAGCCGCATCGAGCGCGCCGCCGCGGTGGTGCACTGA
- the moaA gene encoding GTP 3',8-cyclase MoaA — MPRARGVADADAVALREPGDPLVDRYGRVHRDLRISLTDRCSLRCTYCMPEQGNEWLAKSSILTLDEIVRVATVAAADGVTTFRLTGGEPLLRPDIVEVVARLGEIRGPDGRPVELAMTTNGIRLPEFLPGLTAAGLRRLNISLDTLRRDRFRDLTRRDRLDDVLAGIAAAAASGLRPLKLNAVAMRDVNDDELVDLVEFAVAHDAELRFIEQMPLDAGHTWERSRMVTRDEILAKLSERWHLTPVPGRGGAPAERWMLDGGPRTVGVIASVTAPFCGDCDRLRLTADGQLRNCLFSTTEYDLLPILRAGGEAVDGGIDRMLRSCVHGKLPGHAINDPGFLQPARGMNAIGG; from the coding sequence ATGCCGCGAGCCCGCGGCGTCGCGGATGCCGATGCCGTCGCCCTCCGCGAGCCCGGCGATCCGCTCGTCGACCGCTACGGGCGCGTGCATCGCGACCTGCGGATCTCCCTCACCGACCGCTGCTCGCTGCGCTGCACGTACTGCATGCCCGAGCAGGGGAACGAGTGGCTCGCCAAGTCGAGCATCCTCACCCTGGACGAGATCGTGCGGGTCGCCACGGTCGCGGCGGCCGACGGCGTCACGACCTTCCGGCTCACGGGCGGCGAGCCGCTCCTGCGCCCCGACATCGTGGAGGTCGTGGCGCGGCTCGGCGAGATCCGGGGTCCCGACGGCCGGCCTGTCGAGCTCGCAATGACCACGAACGGCATCCGCCTGCCCGAATTCCTCCCCGGTCTCACAGCGGCTGGGCTTCGGCGACTCAACATCTCATTGGACACGCTGCGGCGCGACCGGTTCCGCGATCTGACGCGCCGTGACCGCCTCGACGATGTGCTCGCCGGGATCGCGGCGGCCGCGGCATCCGGTCTTCGCCCCCTGAAGCTGAATGCGGTCGCGATGCGGGACGTCAACGACGACGAGCTCGTCGACCTCGTGGAATTCGCCGTCGCGCACGACGCCGAGCTCCGGTTCATCGAGCAGATGCCTCTCGATGCCGGGCACACGTGGGAGCGGTCGCGCATGGTGACGCGGGACGAGATCCTCGCGAAGCTCTCGGAGCGGTGGCACCTCACGCCGGTGCCGGGGCGCGGGGGAGCACCCGCCGAGCGGTGGATGCTCGACGGCGGTCCCCGGACGGTGGGGGTCATCGCGTCTGTCACCGCGCCGTTCTGCGGCGACTGCGACCGCCTGCGCCTCACCGCCGACGGGCAGCTGCGCAACTGCCTCTTCTCGACGACCGAGTACGACCTGCTGCCCATCCTGCGCGCCGGCGGCGAGGCGGTCGACGGCGGGATCGATCGGATGCTGCGCTCCTGCGTCCACGGGAAGCTCCCCGGTCACGCCATCAACGACCCCGGGTTCCTCCAGCCGGCCCGTGGGATGAACGCCATCGGCGGCTGA
- a CDS encoding cytochrome ubiquinol oxidase subunit I: MDWLDPLLLARWQFGLTTLYHFLFVPLTLGMALTVSIFQTAWFRTANVKWLHLTRFFGRIFLINFAMGVVTGIVQEFQFGMNWSSYSRFVGDVFGAPLAFEGLMAFFFEATFIGLWIFGWDKLPKGLHLASIWIATIGAWFSAYFILAANAFMQNPVGYQMAQDGSRAEMTDFFAVLTNPVALAALPHTLFAAFMMTAGVIISISAWQLARGRNVEMMRSSLKYGLWGMIVAFAGVALSGDQLGLVMVSTQPMKMAAAEAMFNSACGADASFSIFTLGTPDGSSELFSIRVPYLLAFLSTHSLNGCVEGINDLNAEYTTQLFPQFADQVDGSFAPVLWVTYWSFRWMIGLGGVAALTAVVGLWLTRKNAKREVPAWAWKLAIWAWPASLFAILVGWIFTEMGRQPWIVFGLMLTQDGVSPSVPGWTVLISLLSFTAIYAALAVVEIGLIMRTAKKGPDPLPGPDDPHPSELALEDTPTTVY, encoded by the coding sequence ATGGACTGGCTCGATCCGCTGCTGCTCGCCCGCTGGCAGTTCGGCCTCACGACGCTGTACCACTTCCTGTTCGTGCCGCTCACGCTGGGCATGGCGCTGACCGTCTCGATCTTCCAGACGGCCTGGTTCCGGACGGCGAACGTGAAGTGGCTCCACTTGACCCGCTTCTTCGGCAGGATCTTCCTCATCAACTTCGCGATGGGCGTCGTGACGGGCATCGTGCAGGAGTTCCAGTTCGGCATGAACTGGTCGTCGTACTCCCGCTTCGTCGGCGACGTCTTCGGCGCTCCGCTCGCCTTCGAGGGGCTCATGGCCTTCTTCTTCGAGGCGACCTTCATCGGCCTGTGGATCTTCGGGTGGGACAAGCTCCCGAAGGGCCTGCATCTCGCGAGCATCTGGATCGCGACGATCGGCGCCTGGTTCTCGGCGTACTTCATCCTCGCCGCGAACGCCTTCATGCAGAACCCGGTCGGATACCAGATGGCGCAGGACGGCAGCCGCGCCGAGATGACCGACTTCTTCGCCGTGCTGACGAACCCCGTCGCCCTCGCGGCGCTGCCCCACACGCTGTTCGCCGCCTTCATGATGACGGCGGGCGTCATCATCTCGATCTCGGCCTGGCAGCTCGCCCGCGGTCGGAACGTCGAGATGATGCGGTCGTCCCTCAAGTACGGACTGTGGGGCATGATCGTCGCGTTCGCGGGTGTCGCGCTGTCGGGCGATCAGCTCGGGCTCGTCATGGTCTCGACGCAGCCGATGAAGATGGCGGCCGCCGAGGCGATGTTCAACAGCGCATGCGGGGCGGATGCCTCGTTCTCGATCTTCACGCTGGGCACCCCGGACGGCTCCAGCGAGCTCTTCTCGATCCGCGTGCCCTACCTGCTGGCGTTCCTCTCGACGCACTCGCTGAACGGCTGCGTCGAGGGCATCAACGACCTCAACGCCGAGTACACGACCCAGCTCTTCCCGCAGTTCGCCGACCAGGTCGACGGCAGCTTCGCACCTGTTCTCTGGGTGACGTACTGGTCGTTCCGGTGGATGATCGGCCTCGGGGGCGTCGCCGCGCTCACCGCCGTCGTCGGCCTCTGGCTCACGCGCAAGAACGCCAAGCGTGAGGTGCCGGCGTGGGCGTGGAAGCTCGCCATCTGGGCCTGGCCCGCATCGCTCTTCGCGATCCTCGTCGGCTGGATCTTCACCGAGATGGGCAGGCAGCCCTGGATCGTCTTCGGGCTCATGCTCACGCAGGACGGCGTCTCGCCGAGCGTCCCCGGATGGACGGTGCTCATCTCGCTGCTGTCGTTCACCGCGATCTACGCCGCCCTCGCCGTCGTCGAGATCGGCCTCATCATGAGGACCGCCAAGAAGGGCCCCGACCCATTGCCCGGCCCCGATGACCCCCACCCGTCCGAACTGGCGCTCGAAGACACGCCCACGACGGTGTACTAG
- a CDS encoding GNAT family N-acetyltransferase encodes MADVRVRRATVDDARAIATIRIRTWREAYRGLIPEEVMDRFDIDRETERRTVHWDDRHADPQSVELIAEVDAEPVGWATAGPSRDDDGSGEVYAIYALPEHWSTGVGHALLVEAERALRAAGFRRAHLWYLDGNERAASFYERHGWIEDGRTKLDDRLLGDEQVAPLLERRRVRDLVES; translated from the coding sequence ATGGCCGACGTGAGGGTGCGCAGAGCGACCGTCGACGATGCCCGGGCGATCGCCACGATCCGCATCAGGACGTGGCGCGAGGCCTACCGCGGCCTCATCCCCGAGGAGGTCATGGATCGGTTCGACATCGATCGCGAGACGGAGCGGCGCACCGTGCACTGGGACGATCGTCACGCCGACCCGCAGAGCGTCGAGCTGATCGCCGAAGTCGACGCGGAGCCCGTCGGGTGGGCGACGGCCGGCCCGTCGCGCGACGATGACGGCTCGGGCGAGGTCTATGCGATCTACGCTCTGCCGGAGCACTGGTCCACCGGCGTCGGGCATGCGCTCCTGGTCGAGGCGGAGCGGGCGCTCAGGGCTGCCGGCTTCCGCCGAGCGCACCTCTGGTATCTCGACGGCAACGAGCGCGCGGCATCCTTCTACGAGCGCCACGGCTGGATCGAGGACGGGCGCACCAAGCTCGATGACCGGCTTCTCGGCGACGAGCAGGTGGCTCCGCTGCTCGAGCGCCGGCGCGTCCGCGACCTCGTCGAGAGCTAG
- a CDS encoding ABC transporter ATP-binding protein produces the protein MATGDAPVTGEALDARVVVPRHGLVLDATVVAAPGEVVAVMGPSGAGKSTLLGAIAGLVPLGEGHVRVGGRTLDAAPRPRAHVTPSKRGVVLLGQDPRVFPHLTAHQNVAFGPLARGVDKPTAHREADEWLSRVGLDGMGARRPAQLSGGQQQRVAIARALATAPSLLLLDEPLTSLDTETAADIRAMVREQLTATRTTAVVATHNAVDSVSLADRLVVVEDGRVTQAGPVRDVLAAPATRFVAAVSGLNRVVGTLASDRWASGGLVLDAGRGDAGEEGRLAAVFSPAAVRLERIDGASESGAVPPEASDGSPRDAGKWLARVVRLEQTPAGVRVRTAEPEVAVDLPADRAAEAALVPGAPVRLRVDAGDVRFIPA, from the coding sequence GTGGCGACCGGAGACGCCCCGGTGACCGGCGAGGCGCTCGATGCACGGGTGGTCGTGCCGCGACACGGCCTGGTGCTCGACGCGACGGTCGTCGCCGCGCCCGGTGAGGTCGTCGCCGTCATGGGGCCCAGCGGCGCCGGAAAGTCGACGCTCCTCGGCGCCATCGCAGGTCTGGTGCCACTGGGCGAGGGACATGTCCGGGTGGGCGGAAGGACACTGGATGCCGCACCCCGACCCCGCGCGCATGTGACGCCGTCGAAGCGCGGCGTCGTGCTCCTCGGCCAGGACCCGCGCGTGTTCCCGCACCTCACGGCGCACCAGAACGTCGCCTTCGGGCCGCTCGCGCGCGGCGTCGACAAGCCGACCGCCCATCGCGAAGCCGACGAATGGCTGTCGCGCGTCGGACTGGACGGGATGGGCGCCCGGCGCCCGGCGCAGCTCTCGGGCGGGCAGCAGCAGCGTGTCGCGATCGCCCGCGCCCTCGCCACGGCGCCGTCCCTTCTGCTGCTGGACGAGCCGCTGACGTCGCTCGACACCGAGACCGCCGCCGACATCCGGGCCATGGTGCGGGAGCAGCTCACCGCGACGCGGACGACGGCCGTCGTCGCGACGCACAACGCCGTGGACTCGGTGTCTCTCGCGGACCGGCTCGTCGTCGTCGAAGACGGCCGGGTGACACAGGCCGGACCCGTGCGCGACGTCCTCGCCGCCCCCGCGACGCGCTTCGTCGCCGCAGTCTCGGGACTCAACCGCGTCGTGGGCACACTCGCCTCGGACCGGTGGGCCAGCGGAGGGCTCGTCCTCGACGCCGGGCGTGGCGACGCGGGGGAGGAGGGACGTCTGGCCGCGGTGTTCTCGCCGGCTGCGGTGCGCCTGGAGCGGATCGACGGGGCGTCCGAGTCGGGGGCCGTGCCGCCCGAGGCATCCGACGGCTCCCCGCGCGATGCGGGGAAGTGGCTCGCGCGCGTCGTGCGCCTCGAGCAGACGCCCGCCGGCGTCCGCGTGCGGACGGCCGAGCCGGAGGTGGCCGTCGACCTCCCGGCCGACCGGGCTGCCGAGGCGGCTCTCGTGCCCGGCGCTCCGGTGCGTCTTCGCGTGGACGCCGGAGACGTGCGCTTCATCCCGGCGTGA